A stretch of Electrophorus electricus isolate fEleEle1 chromosome 3, fEleEle1.pri, whole genome shotgun sequence DNA encodes these proteins:
- the klhl30 gene encoding kelch-like protein 30 isoform X2, with the protein MVRNMDDLDFCLSSHPQSILEGLHSLCSQPKFVDVTLSAGGRDFPCHRGILALCSLYFRSMFSGDFMESIAARVELHDVDPDVLATLLHFAYTGRLTINQGNVEELIRTSSRLQFHAVRAACSRYLQHQIDASNCLGIQEFGEIHGCPEVVAKARAYLLENFEAVQQHEEFLLLEKDQLVACLKDERLQARNDRAWAEAALMWVRHHRDSRIRHLPELLRLARLPHLPESYLTGSLLKDPLVQDSLDCKQLLEDVCREKMNIKPGVSEQGLFRNTPHNLQEVLFVIGGRSLDDSDDDDDDEDEEDGERDPRIHPRNCGFYNTKLRGSRGSQSNTWSTTETWKYITREGRWVTVAPMLRPRTNHTSATLNGEIYVIGGTTMDIVEVEHYDPYIDSWALTAPPLKYVSNFTATACLGKLYLIGSCAVKYNALTLQCYNPVIDSWSIVCSPFIPKYLSSPRSVSMDGVIYLIADNTKKVYLYDPDANMWQKIQFLHMLHENGALVALGGQLYVTGGHWKGMEGDYSVEVEVYNRASDSWTVECFLPRLWCYSGCCSVFVDPLRCPELFPDET; encoded by the exons ATGGTGCGTAACATGGACGACCTGGACTTCTGCCTCTCATCTCATCCACAGAGCATCTTGGAGGGCCTgcactctctctgctctcaACCCAAGTTTGTGGATGTCACTCTAAGCGCCGGTGGGCGGGACTTCCCCTGCCACCGGGGGATCTTGGCCCTGTGCAGCCTCTACTTCCGCTCCATGTTCTCTGGGGACTTTATGGAGAGCATCGCTGCCCGCGTGGAGCTCCACGATGTGGACCCAGACGTGCTCGCCACACTGCTCCACTTTGCTTACACGGGGAGACTCACCATCAACCAAGGGAATGTGGAGGAGCTGATACGCACCTCCAGCCGGCTCCAGTTCCATGCGGTCCGTGCCGCGTGCAGCCGGTACCTCCAGCACCAGATAGACGCCAGCAACTGCCTGGGCATCCAGGAGTTTGGGGAGATCCATGGCTGTCCCGAGGTAGTGGCCAAAGCCAGGGCCTACCTGCTGGAGAACTTCGAGGCGGTGCAGCAGCACGAGGAGTTCCTGCTCCTGGAGAAGGACCAGCTGGTGGCCTGCCTGAAGGATGAGCGGCTGCAGGCGCGGAACGACCGTGCCTGGGCCGAGGCCGCTCTGATGTGGGTCAGGCATCACAGGGACAGCCGGATCCGTCACCTTCCAGAGCTCCTGAGGCTGGCGAGACTCCCCCACCTGCCTGAGTCCTACCTCACAGGCAGCCTGCTGAAAGATCCGCTGGTTCAGGACTCCCTGGACTGCAAACAACTGCTGGAGGATGTCTGCAGAGAA aaaatgaatATCAAACCGGGTGTGTCGGAGCAGGGTCTCTTCCGAAACACGCCCCACAACCTGCAGGAAGTGTTGTTCGTGATAGGTGGCCGTTCGCTGGACGATtccgatgatgatgatgatgacgaagatgaggaagatggcgAAAGAGATCCGAGGATCCATCCCAGGAACTGTGGCTTCTACAACACAAAGCTTC GAGGTTCCAGAGGATCCCAGTCCAACACCTGGTCGACCACAGAGACCTGGAAGTACATCACTCGGGAGGGCCGGTGGGTTACGGTGGCCCCGATGCTGCGGCCCAGGACGAACCACACATCGGCAACCCTCAACGGAGAGATTTACGTCATTGGAg GCACTACGATGGACATTGTAGAGGTAGAGCACTATGACCCCTACATTGACAGCTGGGCCCTCACAGCGCCACCGCTGAAATATGTGTCAAACTTCACGGCCACCGCGTGCCTGGGGAAGCTCTACCTCATAGGCTCGTGCGCGGTCAAATACAACGCCCTGACACTACAGTGCTACAACCCGGTCATAG aTAGCTGGAGTATTGTCTGTTCTCCATTTATCCCCAAATACCTGTCCTCACCTCGCTCTGTCTCTATGGATGGGGTCATTTATCTGATAGCAGACAACACCAAAAAGGTGTACCTCTATGACCCAGATGCTAATATGTGGCAGAAA ATCCAGTTCCTCCACATGCTGCATGAGAATGGGGCCCTGGTGGCCCTGGGAGGGCAGCTCTATGTGACTGGAGGCCACTGGAAAGGAATGGAGGGGGACTACAgcgtggaggtggaggtgtacaACCGAGCCTCCGACTCCTGGACGGTGGAGTGCTTCCTGCCCAGGCTGTGGTGCTACAGTGGCTGTTGCTCTGTCTTCGTGGACCCCTTGCGGTGTCCTGAGCTCTTCCCCGACGAGACGTAA
- the klhl30 gene encoding kelch-like protein 30 isoform X1, protein MVRNMDDLDFCLSSHPQSILEGLHSLCSQPKFVDVTLSAGGRDFPCHRGILALCSLYFRSMFSGDFMESIAARVELHDVDPDVLATLLHFAYTGRLTINQGNVEELIRTSSRLQFHAVRAACSRYLQHQIDASNCLGIQEFGEIHGCPEVVAKARAYLLENFEAVQQHEEFLLLEKDQLVACLKDERLQARNDRAWAEAALMWVRHHRDSRIRHLPELLRLARLPHLPESYLTGSLLKDPLVQDSLDCKQLLEDVCREKMNIKPGVSEQGLFRNTPHNLQEVLFVIGGRSLDDSDDDDDDEDEEDGERDPRIHPRNCGFYNTKLQRWHRLPDFPNYNKWGYSVVSLNNDVYVTGGSRGSQSNTWSTTETWKYITREGRWVTVAPMLRPRTNHTSATLNGEIYVIGGTTMDIVEVEHYDPYIDSWALTAPPLKYVSNFTATACLGKLYLIGSCAVKYNALTLQCYNPVIDSWSIVCSPFIPKYLSSPRSVSMDGVIYLIADNTKKVYLYDPDANMWQKIQFLHMLHENGALVALGGQLYVTGGHWKGMEGDYSVEVEVYNRASDSWTVECFLPRLWCYSGCCSVFVDPLRCPELFPDET, encoded by the exons ATGGTGCGTAACATGGACGACCTGGACTTCTGCCTCTCATCTCATCCACAGAGCATCTTGGAGGGCCTgcactctctctgctctcaACCCAAGTTTGTGGATGTCACTCTAAGCGCCGGTGGGCGGGACTTCCCCTGCCACCGGGGGATCTTGGCCCTGTGCAGCCTCTACTTCCGCTCCATGTTCTCTGGGGACTTTATGGAGAGCATCGCTGCCCGCGTGGAGCTCCACGATGTGGACCCAGACGTGCTCGCCACACTGCTCCACTTTGCTTACACGGGGAGACTCACCATCAACCAAGGGAATGTGGAGGAGCTGATACGCACCTCCAGCCGGCTCCAGTTCCATGCGGTCCGTGCCGCGTGCAGCCGGTACCTCCAGCACCAGATAGACGCCAGCAACTGCCTGGGCATCCAGGAGTTTGGGGAGATCCATGGCTGTCCCGAGGTAGTGGCCAAAGCCAGGGCCTACCTGCTGGAGAACTTCGAGGCGGTGCAGCAGCACGAGGAGTTCCTGCTCCTGGAGAAGGACCAGCTGGTGGCCTGCCTGAAGGATGAGCGGCTGCAGGCGCGGAACGACCGTGCCTGGGCCGAGGCCGCTCTGATGTGGGTCAGGCATCACAGGGACAGCCGGATCCGTCACCTTCCAGAGCTCCTGAGGCTGGCGAGACTCCCCCACCTGCCTGAGTCCTACCTCACAGGCAGCCTGCTGAAAGATCCGCTGGTTCAGGACTCCCTGGACTGCAAACAACTGCTGGAGGATGTCTGCAGAGAA aaaatgaatATCAAACCGGGTGTGTCGGAGCAGGGTCTCTTCCGAAACACGCCCCACAACCTGCAGGAAGTGTTGTTCGTGATAGGTGGCCGTTCGCTGGACGATtccgatgatgatgatgatgacgaagatgaggaagatggcgAAAGAGATCCGAGGATCCATCCCAGGAACTGTGGCTTCTACAACACAAAGCTTC AGCGGTGGCATCGGCTCCCTGATTTCCCCAACTACAATAAGTGGGGTTATTCTGTCGTCTCCTTAAACAACGACGTGTATGTGACAG GAGGTTCCAGAGGATCCCAGTCCAACACCTGGTCGACCACAGAGACCTGGAAGTACATCACTCGGGAGGGCCGGTGGGTTACGGTGGCCCCGATGCTGCGGCCCAGGACGAACCACACATCGGCAACCCTCAACGGAGAGATTTACGTCATTGGAg GCACTACGATGGACATTGTAGAGGTAGAGCACTATGACCCCTACATTGACAGCTGGGCCCTCACAGCGCCACCGCTGAAATATGTGTCAAACTTCACGGCCACCGCGTGCCTGGGGAAGCTCTACCTCATAGGCTCGTGCGCGGTCAAATACAACGCCCTGACACTACAGTGCTACAACCCGGTCATAG aTAGCTGGAGTATTGTCTGTTCTCCATTTATCCCCAAATACCTGTCCTCACCTCGCTCTGTCTCTATGGATGGGGTCATTTATCTGATAGCAGACAACACCAAAAAGGTGTACCTCTATGACCCAGATGCTAATATGTGGCAGAAA ATCCAGTTCCTCCACATGCTGCATGAGAATGGGGCCCTGGTGGCCCTGGGAGGGCAGCTCTATGTGACTGGAGGCCACTGGAAAGGAATGGAGGGGGACTACAgcgtggaggtggaggtgtacaACCGAGCCTCCGACTCCTGGACGGTGGAGTGCTTCCTGCCCAGGCTGTGGTGCTACAGTGGCTGTTGCTCTGTCTTCGTGGACCCCTTGCGGTGTCCTGAGCTCTTCCCCGACGAGACGTAA